The following proteins are co-located in the Haliotis asinina isolate JCU_RB_2024 chromosome 13, JCU_Hal_asi_v2, whole genome shotgun sequence genome:
- the LOC137260031 gene encoding uncharacterized protein isoform X2 → MEKELCPPLLNVDLDLGYTINSSNRSINSVVNVLCNNRTVSVLKCLSSRVWNGTKAPCTPDVEVAEAEEVQVETIIIIVWVLGGVLLLALLVLLAVIVTSHKKDVRGSSPRTSIFTVSSNRNSRGGDNPAFTTENESPQGQTSLARNSSHRSSLRPPSYHEAVSGRIICVPGMAARMSPNVGRATPSGGRREINSPRTRQNREENCRSNNGARGRYVYDYPSCYWEEEPPPPYSLVVGDRPEPSSRIPASSSHQPRSSATAGVDSSRIQHIERHRPLQTSAPIARSVRV, encoded by the exons ATGGaaaaag AATTATGTCCGCCGCTTCTAAACGTGGACTTGGACCTCGGTTACACCATCAACTCTTCTAACCGCAGCATCAACAGTGTTGTTAACGTCCTCTGCAACAACCGAACAGTCAGTGTTCTCAAGTGCCTTTCAAGTCGAGTCTGGAACGGCACCAAGGCGCCATGTACACCAG ACGTGGAGGTTGCAGAGGCAGAGGAGGTTCAGGTGGAAACCATCATCATTATCGTGTGGGTGCTAGGCGGAGTTCTCCTCCTCGCACTGCTCGTGCTCCTTGCtgtcattgtgacgtcacacaagAAGGACGTGAGGGGGAGTTCACCAAG AACGTCCATCTTCACCGTATCGTCCAACCGAAATTCACGAGGGGGAGACAACCCAGCCTTCACGACTGAGAACGAATCTCCACAAGGTCAAACGTCCTTAGCCAGAAATAGTTCCCACAGGTCGTCGTTACGTCCTCCGTCCTATCATGAAGCTGTGTCAGGAAGGATCATATGTGTGCCCGGTATGGCCGCCAGGATGTCGCCCAACGTGGGTAGAGCTACACCTAGCGGTGGTAGAAGAGAGATTAACAGCCCAAGAACTCGCCAAAACAGGGAAGAAAATTGCAGGTCCAACAACGGTGCTAGGGGGCGCTACGTATATGATTACCCGTCATGTTACTGGGAGGAAGAACCTCCACCTCCATATTCACTGGTGGTCGGAGACAGACCCGAACcgtcttctagaattccagcaAGCTCGTCACATCAACCCCGAAGCTCAGCGACTGCTGGTGTAGATTCTTCCCGAATACAACACATAGAACGACATAGGCCTCTTCAAACCTCGGCTCCGATAGCCAGGTCA GTTAGAGTATGA
- the LOC137260031 gene encoding uncharacterized protein isoform X1: MEKELCPPLLNVDLDLGYTINSSNRSINSVVNVLCNNRTVSVLKCLSSRVWNGTKAPCTPDVEVAEAEEVQVETIIIIVWVLGGVLLLALLVLLAVIVTSHKKDVRGSSPRTSIFTVSSNRNSRGGDNPAFTTENESPQGQTSLARNSSHRSSLRPPSYHEAVSGRIICVPGMAARMSPNVGRATPSGGRREINSPRTRQNREENCRSNNGARGRYVYDYPSCYWEEEPPPPYSLVVGDRPEPSSRIPASSSHQPRSSATAGVDSSRIQHIERHRPLQTSAPIARLEYDCF; the protein is encoded by the exons ATGGaaaaag AATTATGTCCGCCGCTTCTAAACGTGGACTTGGACCTCGGTTACACCATCAACTCTTCTAACCGCAGCATCAACAGTGTTGTTAACGTCCTCTGCAACAACCGAACAGTCAGTGTTCTCAAGTGCCTTTCAAGTCGAGTCTGGAACGGCACCAAGGCGCCATGTACACCAG ACGTGGAGGTTGCAGAGGCAGAGGAGGTTCAGGTGGAAACCATCATCATTATCGTGTGGGTGCTAGGCGGAGTTCTCCTCCTCGCACTGCTCGTGCTCCTTGCtgtcattgtgacgtcacacaagAAGGACGTGAGGGGGAGTTCACCAAG AACGTCCATCTTCACCGTATCGTCCAACCGAAATTCACGAGGGGGAGACAACCCAGCCTTCACGACTGAGAACGAATCTCCACAAGGTCAAACGTCCTTAGCCAGAAATAGTTCCCACAGGTCGTCGTTACGTCCTCCGTCCTATCATGAAGCTGTGTCAGGAAGGATCATATGTGTGCCCGGTATGGCCGCCAGGATGTCGCCCAACGTGGGTAGAGCTACACCTAGCGGTGGTAGAAGAGAGATTAACAGCCCAAGAACTCGCCAAAACAGGGAAGAAAATTGCAGGTCCAACAACGGTGCTAGGGGGCGCTACGTATATGATTACCCGTCATGTTACTGGGAGGAAGAACCTCCACCTCCATATTCACTGGTGGTCGGAGACAGACCCGAACcgtcttctagaattccagcaAGCTCGTCACATCAACCCCGAAGCTCAGCGACTGCTGGTGTAGATTCTTCCCGAATACAACACATAGAACGACATAGGCCTCTTCAAACCTCGGCTCCGATAGCCAG GTTAGAGTATGATTGTTTCTGA